A segment of the Pseudomonas versuta genome:
GATACTGCGCTGTTCAAGAAGCTCGGCCCGGGTCTCATCACCGGCGCGGCAGATGACGATCCCAGCGGCATCGCCACTTACTCGCAAGCCGGCGCCCAGTTTGGCTTGAACACACTGTGGACCTTACTGCTCACTTTCCCGCTGATGGTCGGTATTCAAGTCATCAGTGCCCAGATTGGTCGCGTCAGTGGCCATGGCCTGGCGACCAATCTGCGTACCCATTACTCCAGGCCCTTTCTTTACACCATCGTCTCGCTGTTGCTGATCGCCAATATTGCCAACATTGGTGCCGATATCGCCGCCATGGGCGAAGCGCTCAAGCTGCTGATCGGCGGCCCGCCCCATGGGTATGCGGTCGCCTTCGGAGTGATTTCCATCCTGCTGCAGGTCTTCATTCCCTATACCCGCTATGTGCGGGTGCTGAAGTGGCTGACCCTGGTGCTGCTGGCCTACGTCGGCCTCCTCTTCGCCGTGCAGATTCCATGGAGCCAGGTGCTGTTGCGAACCCTATGGCCGCAACTGTCTTTCAAACCCGAGTACGTCACCATGGTGGTGGCCATTTTCGGCACCACCATCAGCCCCTATCTGTTTTTCTGGCAGGCGTCGCAAGAAGTCGAAGAAATAAAAGATCATCCGGGCGCGCAATCCCTGATCGAGGCTCCGGAGCAGGCAAAGGTCAACTTCAAGCGAATCCGTGGCGACACTCTGGTCGGCATGGCGTTTTCCAACATCATTGCCTTTTTCATCATGCTGACCACCGCTCTGACCCTGCATAACCACGGCGTTACCGACATCCAGACCTCGGCCCAGGCGGCCAGCGCCTTGCGCCCGATTGCCGGCGAATTCGCTTTCTGGCTGTTCGCAGGCGGCATCATCGGCACGGGGATGCTGGCCATACCGGTACTGGCAGGCTCCTCGGCCTATGCCCTGGCGGGTGCTTTCCAGTGGAGCAACAGCCTGGCCGCCAAGCCCAGGGAGGCAAAAGCCTTTTACGCCGTGATTGCGGTCTCGACGCTGATAGGAATTGCGATCTGCTTTGCCCCCATCGATCCGATGAAGGCGCTGGTGTGGAGTGCGGTGGTCAATTGCGTGATCGCCGTACCCATCATGTTCTTGATGATGCGCATGGCCTCACGCAAAGACATCATGGGTAACTTCACCATTGGCCGTGGCTTGACCCTGCTTGGCTGGAGCTGTGCCGTGGCGATGGCACTTGCGGTCATCGCCATGTTCTGGGGCATGCTCCTGAATTGAGCGGGGGCTTCAGGTAATCGGCGCCGGGTTGAACAACGTGATGTCGTTGTGCAGTTTGTGGTGTTCGGCCCAGGTGTGTTTCTTGCCGCTGGCCACGTCCAGGTAGTAGTGGAACAGCTCCCAGCCCAGTTCTTCTATCGTTGCCCGTCCGGTGGCAATGCGTCCGGCGTCGATGTCGATCAGGTCCGGCCAGCGCTGCGCCAGCTCGGTCCGGGTAGAGACTTTAACCACCGGCGCCATGGCCAGGCCATAGGGTGTCCCGCGGCCTGTGGTGAACACGTGGAGGTTCATCCCCGCCGCCAGCTGCAAGGTGCCGCACACAAAATCGCTGGCCGGCGTTGCACAGAAAATCAGCCCTTTGCGCGTGAAGCGTTCGCCAGGGCCGAGCACACCATTGATCGCGCTGCTGCCGGACTTAACGATGGAGCCCAGGGATTTTTCAACGATGTTCGACAACCCGCCTTTCTTGTTGCCCGGTGTGGTGTTGGCGCTGCGATCCGCTTCGCCTTTGGCCAGGTAGCGGTCATACCAGTCCATTTCACGCACCAGCTCCTGGGCAACGCTGCGATTTTCGGCACGGGAGGTCAGCAGGTAAATGGCATCGCGCACTTCGGTGACTTCAGAAAACATGACTGTCGCCCCCGCCCTGAGCAGCAAGTCCGAGGCATAGCCCAGCGCCGGGTTGGCGGTGATCCCGGAAAACGCATCACTGCCGCCGCACTGCATGCCCAGAATCAGTTCGGAGGCCGGTACGGTTTCGCGGCGGCGCTGATCGAGTTTCTTCAGCCGGGTCTCTGCCAGCGCCATGATCTGCTCGACCATTTCGCTGAAGCCGTGACTGGAATCCTGCAAGCGGTACAGCCACGGTTCACTGAGGTCCACCGAGCTGTCGTCAGCGTGCATCACCTGGCCGGCCTGGAGTTTTTCACAGCCCAGGCTGATGACCAGCGCTTCGCCACCCAGATTCGGGTTGCGTGCCAGATTGCGCACCGTGCGGATCGGGATGTAGGCATCGGTGGCGCTGATGGCCACGCCGCAGCCATAGCTGTGGGTTAACGCGACCACATCATCGACATGGGGGTATAGGGGCAACAGTTCGTCACGGATACGCTTGACCGCATGGTTCAGCACCCCGGTCACGCACTGCACGGTGGTGGTGATTCCCAGAATGTTGCGCGTGCCCACGGTGCCGTCAGCATTGCGATAGCCCTCGAAGGTGAAGCCTTCAAGGGGCGCCTGCGCGACCGGCACCTCAGTGGCCAGCGGCAGGCTGTCCAGCGGCGGCGCGGTGGGCATGCGCAACTGGTCTTCATTGACCCAGCTGCCCCGGGGGATGGCTTGCAACGCGTAGCCGATGGTCTGACCGTAACGGATGACCTCGCCGCCCCGGGCAATGTCTACCAGCGTGACCTTGTGGCTTTGCGGCACAAAATCCAGGGTGACCAGGCCCTCAGCCAGCTCGGTTCCGGCCGGCACGCCCTGGTCGTTAACCACCACCGCGACGTTGTCCAGAGCATGCAGCCGGATAGTGCGCGGCGAGTCGGAGTGTTCAATCAAAGTCATGGCGCCGCCCTTCAAGGATGTGCTGAAACAAG
Coding sequences within it:
- a CDS encoding NRAMP family divalent metal transporter: MKKPAPTSTPPVDGDTALFKKLGPGLITGAADDDPSGIATYSQAGAQFGLNTLWTLLLTFPLMVGIQVISAQIGRVSGHGLATNLRTHYSRPFLYTIVSLLLIANIANIGADIAAMGEALKLLIGGPPHGYAVAFGVISILLQVFIPYTRYVRVLKWLTLVLLAYVGLLFAVQIPWSQVLLRTLWPQLSFKPEYVTMVVAIFGTTISPYLFFWQASQEVEEIKDHPGAQSLIEAPEQAKVNFKRIRGDTLVGMAFSNIIAFFIMLTTALTLHNHGVTDIQTSAQAASALRPIAGEFAFWLFAGGIIGTGMLAIPVLAGSSAYALAGAFQWSNSLAAKPREAKAFYAVIAVSTLIGIAICFAPIDPMKALVWSAVVNCVIAVPIMFLMMRMASRKDIMGNFTIGRGLTLLGWSCAVAMALAVIAMFWGMLLN
- the garD gene encoding galactarate dehydratase, with the protein product MTLIEHSDSPRTIRLHALDNVAVVVNDQGVPAGTELAEGLVTLDFVPQSHKVTLVDIARGGEVIRYGQTIGYALQAIPRGSWVNEDQLRMPTAPPLDSLPLATEVPVAQAPLEGFTFEGYRNADGTVGTRNILGITTTVQCVTGVLNHAVKRIRDELLPLYPHVDDVVALTHSYGCGVAISATDAYIPIRTVRNLARNPNLGGEALVISLGCEKLQAGQVMHADDSSVDLSEPWLYRLQDSSHGFSEMVEQIMALAETRLKKLDQRRRETVPASELILGMQCGGSDAFSGITANPALGYASDLLLRAGATVMFSEVTEVRDAIYLLTSRAENRSVAQELVREMDWYDRYLAKGEADRSANTTPGNKKGGLSNIVEKSLGSIVKSGSSAINGVLGPGERFTRKGLIFCATPASDFVCGTLQLAAGMNLHVFTTGRGTPYGLAMAPVVKVSTRTELAQRWPDLIDIDAGRIATGRATIEELGWELFHYYLDVASGKKHTWAEHHKLHNDITLFNPAPIT